In one Thermodesulfobium acidiphilum genomic region, the following are encoded:
- a CDS encoding DnaJ C-terminal domain-containing protein, translated as MRTNNKDLYSVLGVSRDASFEEIKASYRRLAKELHPDVNKDDPDCAEKFKELTQAYEILSDPEKRARYDRFGTEKEMADPFGGMSDIFETFFGDFFGVSQERTRRTVSFRGEDREIVVGLTYFEAINGAPDKIIEYDRYERCEKCEGKGSLSGRKTVCKVCQGTGQVTSSRRTILGNVYQTYSCPECNGKGFVIEDPCPHCRGTGRVITKTKISISIPPFTEEKKIFKVKSGGNAGSYGEDYGDLYVKIKYINNERFIRDGYDLIYPVNISFPQAVLGTKIEYYTPDSEEGFSEYDIPPGVQPYAEFKIKGKGLPKHGGRSRGDLIIRTIIKTPTDLTDEERELYVKLAKIRGEYSEKDSLFKKIKKKIKK; from the coding sequence TTGAGGACAAATAATAAAGATCTTTATTCAGTACTTGGAGTATCTCGCGATGCTTCATTTGAAGAGATTAAAGCTTCATATAGAAGACTTGCTAAAGAACTCCATCCTGATGTGAATAAAGACGATCCTGATTGTGCTGAAAAGTTTAAAGAACTTACTCAAGCCTATGAGATTTTATCTGATCCAGAAAAAAGAGCAAGATATGATAGATTTGGCACAGAAAAGGAAATGGCCGATCCATTTGGCGGCATGTCTGATATATTTGAAACATTTTTTGGTGACTTTTTTGGAGTTAGTCAGGAAAGAACCAGACGAACTGTTAGTTTCAGGGGCGAAGATAGGGAGATTGTAGTAGGCCTGACTTACTTTGAAGCAATAAATGGTGCTCCAGATAAAATTATTGAGTACGATAGATACGAGAGATGTGAGAAATGCGAAGGAAAGGGCTCTCTCAGTGGGAGGAAAACTGTTTGTAAGGTGTGTCAGGGTACAGGGCAGGTAACTTCTTCAAGAAGGACAATATTAGGGAACGTTTATCAGACCTATAGTTGTCCGGAGTGTAATGGAAAGGGGTTTGTAATAGAAGATCCTTGTCCTCATTGTAGAGGTACTGGAAGAGTTATCACAAAGACAAAGATATCTATAAGTATTCCACCATTTACTGAAGAGAAAAAGATATTTAAAGTGAAATCAGGGGGAAATGCTGGGTCATATGGTGAAGATTATGGAGATTTATATGTAAAGATTAAGTATATAAACAATGAAAGATTTATTAGAGATGGATATGATCTTATATATCCCGTAAATATAAGTTTTCCACAGGCCGTTCTTGGTACAAAAATAGAATATTACACTCCTGATTCAGAAGAAGGTTTTAGTGAATATGATATCCCACCAGGTGTGCAGCCGTATGCGGAGTTTAAGATAAAGGGAAAGGGGCTCCCTAAGCATGGTGGAAGATCTAGGGGAGATTTGATTATAAGGACCATCATAAAGACTCCTACCGATCTTACTGATGAGGAACGAGAACTTTACGTTAAACTCGCCAAGATCAGGGGAGAATATTCAGAAAAAGATAGTTTATTTAAAAAAATTAAGAAAAAAATTAAGAAGTAG
- the hrcA gene encoding heat-inducible transcriptional repressor HrcA, producing the protein MKGKFSDDYLSSRKKKVLWAVVESYTQTAEPVASRTVWKRFDLGVSPATIRNDMADLEEEGFLNQPHVSAGRIPSCIGYRYYVDSLMEWPKPNLNQYEEFDEEFDEDDPVSEFLKKMAKQLSSKTLGIAIISHPLLLELYVKDFHLSYVKKGFCIVFLLLEGGISVTYPLNIDISSEEDALVLNSLIKSKVMGKNRNEINSELEAVFDPVFNLSSQAKQILTSVIENLWNATDKKAYIYYSMKMFNLPDFSEKEKFDILVALLEEEDRIVQKLFEDPWEKREIKIVIGEENEDPKFWEFTFFKVPYYYANKVVGFIGLISPTRVRYPYVVELLDIYTHKISNGLRRLFD; encoded by the coding sequence ATGAAGGGAAAATTCTCTGATGACTATCTTTCTTCAAGAAAGAAAAAGGTTTTGTGGGCTGTTGTTGAAAGCTATACTCAGACAGCCGAACCTGTTGCGTCGAGGACTGTTTGGAAGAGATTTGATTTAGGAGTTAGTCCTGCCACTATAAGAAACGATATGGCAGATCTTGAAGAAGAAGGATTTTTAAATCAGCCTCACGTTTCAGCAGGTAGGATTCCTTCTTGTATTGGATATAGATATTATGTTGATTCTTTGATGGAATGGCCTAAGCCAAATCTAAACCAGTATGAAGAATTTGATGAGGAATTTGATGAAGATGATCCTGTAAGTGAATTTTTGAAAAAGATGGCTAAGCAACTTTCGAGCAAAACCCTTGGGATTGCTATAATTTCTCATCCACTTCTGTTGGAACTCTATGTTAAAGATTTTCACCTGTCATATGTAAAAAAAGGTTTTTGTATTGTATTTTTGCTTCTTGAAGGAGGAATTAGTGTTACATATCCTCTAAACATAGATATTTCAAGTGAAGAAGATGCTCTTGTACTTAATTCTCTTATAAAGAGCAAAGTGATGGGAAAAAACAGAAATGAAATTAATTCTGAATTAGAGGCAGTATTTGATCCTGTTTTTAATCTTTCTTCGCAAGCAAAACAAATCTTGACAAGTGTTATAGAAAACTTATGGAATGCAACAGATAAAAAAGCTTATATTTATTATAGTATGAAGATGTTTAACCTACCAGATTTTTCTGAGAAAGAGAAATTCGATATACTTGTTGCCCTTTTAGAGGAAGAAGATAGAATTGTGCAGAAGCTTTTTGAGGATCCTTGGGAAAAAAGAGAAATAAAGATAGTAATTGGAGAGGAGAATGAGGATCCGAAATTCTGGGAGTTTACCTTCTTTAAGGTTCCATATTATTACGCTAATAAGGTTGTAGGTTTTATAGGGCTTATTTCTCCTACTCGTGTGAGATACCCGTATGTAGTAGAATTACTTGATATTTATACTCATAAAATTTCCAACGGCTTGAGGAGGTTGTTTGATTGA
- the ilvD gene encoding dihydroxy-acid dehydratase — translation MARRSDMVTKGIERAPHRSLFYAMGYTKEDMSKPLIGVVNAFNEIIPGHIHLRTLANYIKKGVNQAGGVPIEFPVIGICDGIAMGHEGMKYPLASRELVADSIETMTQAHMFDGLVLLTNCDKIVPGMLMAAARLNIPSIIVSGGPMLAGRFQQTDVDLITVFEGVGHKTRGKYDDKTLEELEMCACPGCGSCSGMFTANTMNCLSEALGMALPGNGTIPAAFEGERKRLATYAGMKAVELVNKNICPRDILIPQAFENAIAVDMAVGGSTNTVLHLPAIAHEAGIDLPLEIFDLISSRTPNLCKISPAGKHHIQDLNEAGGISAVMNELSKKNLINLNNLTVSGQTIGDLIKDKKVKRRDVIRPIDDPYSNSGGIAILRGNLAPDGAVVKQSAVDKEMLVHTGPARVFESEEEAMKAILEGRIKPKDIIVIRYEGPKGGPGMREMLSPTSAVVGMGLGKEVALLTDGRFSGGSRGAVIGHISPEAAEGGPIGLVEEGDIIEIDIPAKKIELKIDPETFENRKKKWSPKAPKVKSGYLARYAKLVTSASTGAVLKDN, via the coding sequence ATGGCAAGAAGAAGTGATATGGTTACAAAGGGAATTGAAAGAGCACCTCATAGATCTCTTTTTTATGCAATGGGCTACACAAAAGAAGATATGTCAAAACCATTGATAGGAGTAGTAAATGCATTCAATGAAATAATTCCTGGTCACATTCATCTTAGAACTCTTGCAAATTACATTAAAAAGGGAGTTAATCAGGCAGGGGGCGTGCCCATTGAGTTTCCTGTTATAGGAATTTGTGATGGTATTGCAATGGGTCATGAAGGTATGAAATATCCTCTTGCTTCAAGAGAATTGGTAGCTGATTCAATTGAAACTATGACACAAGCACATATGTTTGATGGTCTCGTTTTGCTTACCAATTGTGATAAGATTGTTCCTGGCATGCTTATGGCAGCTGCTAGACTAAATATTCCATCAATTATAGTCTCTGGTGGCCCAATGCTCGCTGGAAGATTTCAGCAAACTGATGTTGATCTGATTACTGTTTTTGAGGGAGTAGGGCACAAAACACGAGGTAAATATGATGATAAGACCCTTGAAGAACTTGAAATGTGTGCATGCCCAGGTTGCGGATCTTGTTCAGGAATGTTTACAGCAAACACAATGAATTGTCTTTCAGAAGCGTTGGGAATGGCTCTCCCAGGCAATGGTACAATACCAGCTGCCTTTGAAGGAGAAAGGAAGAGACTTGCAACATATGCTGGGATGAAAGCTGTAGAGTTAGTTAACAAAAACATATGTCCAAGAGACATACTTATACCTCAGGCTTTTGAAAATGCAATTGCAGTTGATATGGCTGTAGGCGGTTCAACAAACACAGTGCTACACCTGCCAGCAATAGCACACGAAGCAGGAATAGATCTCCCACTTGAAATATTTGACCTTATATCTTCAAGAACCCCAAACCTTTGTAAAATAAGCCCGGCGGGGAAACATCATATTCAAGATTTGAATGAAGCAGGCGGAATAAGTGCAGTAATGAATGAACTATCAAAGAAAAACCTTATAAACTTAAACAACTTAACTGTTTCAGGTCAAACAATTGGAGATCTTATAAAAGATAAAAAAGTTAAAAGAAGAGATGTGATAAGACCTATTGACGATCCATATTCTAATAGCGGTGGTATAGCAATTTTAAGAGGAAATCTAGCACCTGATGGCGCTGTAGTAAAACAATCTGCAGTAGATAAAGAAATGCTAGTTCACACAGGCCCAGCAAGAGTATTTGAATCAGAAGAAGAAGCTATGAAAGCCATTTTAGAGGGTCGAATAAAACCCAAAGACATAATAGTTATTAGATATGAAGGCCCTAAGGGTGGCCCAGGTATGAGAGAAATGTTAAGCCCCACTTCAGCAGTTGTTGGAATGGGACTAGGAAAGGAAGTAGCTCTTTTAACTGACGGCAGATTTTCCGGAGGTTCGCGCGGTGCAGTTATAGGACATATTTCTCCAGAAGCTGCAGAAGGTGGCCCCATTGGTCTAGTAGAAGAAGGAGATATCATAGAAATCGATATTCCTGCAAAAAAAATTGAGCTTAAAATTGACCCTGAAACATTTGAAAATAGAAAGAAAAAATGGTCACCAAAAGCACCCAAAGTAAAATCAGGTTATCTTGCAAGATATGCTAAACTAGTCACCTCAGCAAGTACAGGAGCAGTACTTAAAGACAATTAA
- the rsfS gene encoding ribosome silencing factor → MEKDNSRSLALEIINCIKEKQGEDITMLSIGEKSIICDYFIIASGNSPIQVKAIADKIMERCKELGKNLFKISGYNEGLWVIIDLLDIVIHIFSPMERIYYNLEDFWKGVSIEKF, encoded by the coding sequence TTGGAAAAAGATAATTCTAGATCGCTTGCTCTTGAGATTATTAACTGTATTAAAGAAAAACAAGGGGAAGACATTACAATGCTTTCCATAGGCGAAAAGTCTATAATATGTGATTATTTTATTATTGCCTCAGGTAATTCACCTATACAGGTAAAGGCTATTGCTGATAAAATAATGGAAAGATGTAAAGAACTAGGAAAGAACCTTTTTAAGATTTCTGGCTATAACGAGGGATTGTGGGTAATAATAGATTTGCTGGACATTGTAATCCATATTTTCTCCCCAATGGAAAGAATTTACTATAATTTGGAAGACTTTTGGAAGGGCGTTAGTATAGAAAAATTTTAA
- the yqeK gene encoding bis(5'-nucleosyl)-tetraphosphatase (symmetrical) YqeK, whose product MVDKVLEFVKDRLGNTYRFRHTIAVAEEAKSIASIMGVDVDRTYIAALMHDTARPLSSEDMLSEAKKYKINISTLDKKRPILLHGQIAANWLIDKLGIFDWEIYESICLHTTGAVNMGKMAATLFMADKIAITEGSHIDDSVLNVRKLLPAEIEKVFLWCFTYSFKYLMDNYQELHPVSIEAWNYYCKKENLEVLFGKR is encoded by the coding sequence TTGGTAGATAAAGTTTTAGAGTTTGTAAAGGATAGACTTGGAAATACATACAGGTTTCGCCATACAATAGCTGTTGCGGAAGAAGCAAAATCTATTGCATCTATTATGGGAGTAGATGTTGATAGAACATATATAGCTGCTTTAATGCATGACACTGCAAGACCGTTGTCTTCTGAAGATATGTTAAGTGAAGCAAAAAAATATAAAATAAATATCTCTACTTTAGACAAAAAAAGACCAATTTTGCTTCATGGTCAGATAGCTGCGAATTGGCTAATTGATAAGCTGGGCATATTTGATTGGGAGATATATGAATCAATTTGTTTACACACAACTGGGGCAGTGAATATGGGCAAAATGGCAGCAACACTCTTTATGGCAGATAAGATTGCCATTACGGAAGGATCACACATAGATGATAGCGTGCTTAATGTACGAAAATTATTGCCTGCTGAAATTGAAAAAGTTTTTTTGTGGTGTTTTACTTATAGCTTTAAATATTTAATGGATAATTACCAAGAGCTTCACCCGGTATCAATTGAAGCCTGGAACTATTACTGCAAAAAAGAGAATTTGGAGGTACTGTTTGGAAAAAGATAA
- the rpmB gene encoding 50S ribosomal protein L28 has protein sequence MSKFCAICGKGPSTGNNVSHSNRKTRRRFLPNLQKIKVNLEGSIKNVYVCTRCIKSNKVSRA, from the coding sequence ATGTCAAAATTTTGTGCAATATGTGGCAAGGGTCCTTCAACAGGCAATAATGTTAGCCACTCCAACAGGAAGACACGCCGCCGTTTTTTGCCAAACCTTCAGAAAATAAAAGTAAATCTTGAAGGAAGTATAAAAAATGTTTACGTTTGCACACGCTGTATAAAGTCAAACAAAGTTTCACGCGCATAA
- a CDS encoding type IV pilus twitching motility protein PilT, with product MIFDPLFAQVFDEALRLEASDIHLKSDSYPIFRIHGKLGKVSYLPFFKDEELRKIILQLLTPEQQKRMFTELGLDFGFTYENKSRCRANIYFNRGTIGIALRILPMNPYSWEELSLPDVIEKIRNFRQGLILVTGPTGSGKSTTMASMIDDFNSLKSVNIITVEDPIEYVFTDKKSNIIQREVGVDVRSFPEALRYALREDPDIIFIGEMRDQETINSAFLAAETGHLVLSTLHTNNSYSTVDRIVNTFPAEQQHFVRLRLSETLKVVISQTLLPTIDKKGRIVACEVMVVTPHIKDLIAEARLDDMYIDIKNGQFNSMSTLNQALFKLFQEGKINKTTALNASYRPSELEQMLRGVYNSADAFGEITDSQKGGG from the coding sequence GTGATATTTGATCCTTTATTTGCTCAGGTTTTTGATGAAGCCCTAAGGTTGGAAGCAAGCGATATTCATCTTAAGAGTGATTCGTATCCTATATTTAGAATTCATGGTAAACTTGGAAAAGTTTCTTATTTACCTTTTTTTAAAGATGAGGAACTAAGAAAAATAATATTACAGCTTTTAACACCAGAGCAGCAAAAGAGGATGTTTACAGAGCTTGGTCTTGATTTTGGTTTTACATACGAAAATAAATCTAGATGCCGTGCGAATATTTACTTTAATAGAGGAACAATAGGTATCGCATTAAGAATATTGCCTATGAATCCTTACTCATGGGAAGAACTTTCTTTACCCGATGTGATTGAAAAAATTAGAAATTTTAGACAGGGTTTGATTCTTGTAACAGGTCCAACAGGTTCTGGAAAATCTACTACTATGGCTTCAATGATTGACGATTTTAACAGCTTGAAAAGTGTGAATATTATAACCGTTGAAGATCCTATAGAGTATGTTTTCACTGATAAAAAATCAAACATTATTCAAAGAGAAGTTGGTGTGGATGTAAGAAGCTTCCCTGAGGCTTTGAGATATGCTCTTCGTGAAGATCCAGACATTATATTTATTGGTGAAATGAGAGATCAAGAAACCATTAATTCTGCCTTTCTAGCTGCTGAAACAGGTCATCTCGTGTTATCAACATTACACACAAATAATTCTTATTCTACTGTTGATAGAATTGTGAATACCTTTCCTGCAGAACAGCAGCATTTTGTAAGATTAAGACTATCTGAAACTCTAAAAGTTGTTATATCACAAACTCTTTTGCCTACTATTGATAAAAAGGGAAGAATTGTGGCTTGTGAAGTAATGGTTGTAACTCCACACATAAAAGATTTAATAGCTGAAGCAAGATTAGATGATATGTATATTGATATAAAAAATGGTCAATTCAATTCTATGAGTACTCTTAATCAAGCACTTTTTAAATTATTTCAAGAAGGAAAAATTAATAAGACTACTGCACTTAACGCTTCTTATAGGCCTAGTGAGCTTGAACAGATGTTGAGAGGAGTTTATAACAGCGCAGATGCATTTGGAGAAATTACGGACTCCCAAAAAGGAGGGGGATAA
- a CDS encoding TusE/DsrC/DsvC family sulfur relay protein produces MRIFKVNKNEYYVDQEGNLLDYNLWTKEFAEAVAKENNIVLRDIHWKIIDYVRKYYEVDKVMPPKKQIKKEFDLSERDISELFPMQYKDGYLYLLSKLAGLPVPTGDI; encoded by the coding sequence TTGAGAATATTTAAAGTTAATAAGAATGAATATTATGTAGATCAGGAAGGGAATTTATTAGATTACAATCTTTGGACAAAAGAATTTGCTGAAGCTGTAGCTAAAGAAAACAATATTGTGCTTAGAGATATTCATTGGAAAATTATTGATTACGTAAGAAAATATTATGAAGTTGACAAAGTTATGCCTCCAAAGAAGCAAATAAAAAAAGAGTTTGATTTAAGTGAAAGGGATATATCAGAGCTTTTTCCAATGCAGTATAAGGATGGATACCTTTATTTATTAAGCAAATTAGCTGGTTTACCGGTGCCTACAGGTGATATTTGA
- a CDS encoding (Fe-S)-binding protein produces the protein MAIKRPPFNDISKDLSEPMAPIEIDDLIDILGIDKNEETPLEPPSEKIKNTYDWYLDGHVALSNLYPPKTREEENEIVRKFLSGFEKLLDPKNNWTMLQILKTGLDYCVRCQTCSEACHVFIASGRQEIYRPTYRIEILRRIYKKYFTPEGKLLGSFVGADVELNWKTIYRLAELAHRCNLCRRCAQRCPVGIDNGYLAREIRVLLSQELGISPVEILEKGSRLQLSVGSSTGLSPMALRDYLEFIEEDTYEKTGIKIKFPINKKGADILLLHNAGEFVSWHENPAAFAILFDAAGISWTISDEPVGYDNINYGLWNDDIEAARVVLRQAKIGKDLGVKRIVIGECGHSTKAFCVIGDRILTGDLASSEISRESCLPLFWEIYKSGAIKFDPSKNNFPVTLHDPCNIVRNMGIVMPQRNILNTIAPRWREMHPNGVYNYCCGGGSGFAIMQGLNFPQWRNKVSSRMKLNQILNAFKDELNPNIPKYVCAPCSNCKGTIRDIFAHYNCKDKFNLTYGGLVELMVNAMVDLKKPYITWDEY, from the coding sequence ATGGCAATAAAAAGACCGCCATTTAACGATATTTCAAAAGATCTTAGTGAGCCCATGGCTCCTATTGAGATTGATGACTTAATAGATATTCTAGGTATAGATAAAAATGAAGAAACTCCACTTGAGCCACCTAGTGAAAAAATAAAGAACACCTACGATTGGTATTTGGATGGTCATGTAGCACTTAGTAATTTGTATCCACCTAAAACTAGAGAAGAAGAGAACGAAATTGTCAGAAAATTTTTAAGTGGGTTTGAGAAACTTTTGGACCCAAAAAATAACTGGACTATGTTGCAAATTTTAAAAACTGGTTTGGACTATTGTGTAAGATGCCAAACCTGTTCTGAGGCGTGTCATGTATTTATTGCTAGCGGAAGACAAGAAATTTATAGACCTACTTATCGAATAGAAATACTAAGGAGGATATATAAGAAATACTTTACACCTGAAGGAAAGCTTTTAGGATCTTTTGTGGGTGCCGATGTGGAACTTAATTGGAAGACTATATATAGATTAGCAGAATTAGCTCACAGATGTAATCTTTGTAGAAGGTGTGCACAAAGATGCCCTGTAGGTATAGATAATGGTTATCTTGCAAGAGAAATCAGAGTCCTTTTGAGTCAAGAATTGGGAATATCCCCAGTTGAAATACTGGAGAAGGGTTCGCGACTACAACTATCAGTTGGTTCTTCTACTGGACTTTCTCCGATGGCTCTGAGAGACTACCTGGAATTTATTGAGGAAGATACATATGAAAAGACTGGGATTAAAATTAAATTTCCCATCAATAAAAAGGGTGCTGACATATTACTGCTTCATAATGCTGGTGAATTCGTTTCCTGGCATGAAAATCCAGCCGCATTTGCTATATTATTTGATGCTGCTGGTATAAGCTGGACAATCTCTGATGAACCCGTTGGATATGATAATATTAACTATGGTCTTTGGAATGATGATATTGAGGCTGCGAGAGTAGTTTTAAGGCAAGCAAAGATTGGGAAAGATCTGGGTGTTAAAAGAATAGTTATTGGTGAATGTGGACACTCTACAAAAGCATTTTGTGTTATTGGAGACAGAATTCTTACAGGTGATCTTGCTAGTTCAGAAATTTCAAGAGAATCCTGTTTGCCTTTATTTTGGGAAATTTATAAGAGTGGTGCTATAAAATTTGATCCATCGAAGAATAATTTTCCAGTTACCCTTCATGATCCATGTAATATAGTAAGGAATATGGGAATAGTTATGCCTCAAAGGAATATATTAAACACTATTGCTCCAAGGTGGAGAGAAATGCATCCAAATGGTGTCTATAATTATTGCTGTGGTGGGGGATCTGGATTTGCTATTATGCAAGGTTTGAATTTTCCTCAATGGAGAAATAAAGTTTCATCAAGAATGAAGCTGAATCAAATTTTGAATGCTTTCAAGGATGAATTGAATCCTAATATACCAAAATATGTATGTGCTCCGTGTTCAAATTGTAAAGGTACAATCAGAGATATTTTTGCACATTATAACTGCAAGGATAAATTCAATCTTACTTACGGTGGGCTAGTTGAGCTGATGGTTAATGCTATGGTTGATCTTAAGAAGCCTTATATAACATGGGATGAATATTGA
- a CDS encoding respiratory nitrate reductase subunit gamma yields the protein MGQFMIYFAWFSVICFFLGSFIKLLKVNNMPLHLRVELYPVAHDPKYSYGGSYMEDANYVEEVKKGLKHIWTNDIIEILREVLFLKRVKEYNIYGLWFPSLLLHWGLYLLFGWILLSVFSVFWPFYFLIQLSSIFGIVAGAFGLLGSFILILRRIFSQELRIYTTPLDFFNLFLLLFLFLATFSTFLFDANHDILKYLGSVISFKPVNISNFVIVQFFLFQFFLFYFPFSKFMHAPIKYWTWHSIMWDDALNLKGEKIDLIIQEQLKYKQFWSASHAIPGASWAEVATNLKVGERSNNNGNKKTAI from the coding sequence TTGGGACAATTTATGATCTATTTTGCATGGTTTTCTGTAATATGTTTTTTTCTTGGATCTTTTATTAAATTATTAAAAGTTAACAATATGCCTTTACATCTAAGAGTAGAGTTATATCCAGTAGCCCATGATCCAAAGTATAGTTATGGTGGTAGTTATATGGAAGATGCAAACTACGTGGAAGAAGTAAAAAAAGGACTAAAACATATCTGGACAAACGATATAATCGAAATCCTTAGAGAAGTCCTTTTCTTGAAAAGAGTAAAAGAATACAATATTTATGGTCTTTGGTTTCCGTCTTTACTTTTGCATTGGGGACTATATTTATTATTTGGATGGATTCTCTTATCAGTTTTTTCTGTTTTTTGGCCTTTTTATTTTTTGATACAACTATCGAGTATTTTTGGAATTGTAGCTGGAGCATTTGGATTATTGGGATCATTTATTTTGATTCTAAGAAGAATATTTTCACAGGAGCTGAGGATTTATACGACTCCTTTAGATTTTTTTAATCTTTTTCTGCTCCTTTTTTTGTTTTTGGCAACTTTCTCAACCTTTTTGTTTGATGCAAATCACGATATTTTAAAGTATCTTGGCTCAGTTATATCGTTTAAGCCTGTAAATATATCTAATTTTGTAATTGTTCAATTTTTCCTGTTTCAATTTTTCCTGTTTTATTTTCCGTTTTCAAAGTTTATGCATGCTCCAATAAAGTATTGGACATGGCATAGTATTATGTGGGATGATGCTCTTAATTTGAAAGGGGAAAAAATTGATTTAATTATTCAAGAGCAATTAAAATATAAGCAGTTCTGGTCTGCTTCTCATGCTATACCTGGCGCTTCATGGGCTGAGGTTGCTACCAATCTTAAAGTGGGAGAAAGGAGTAATAACAATGGCAATAAAAAGACCGCCATTTAA
- a CDS encoding hydrogenase maturation protease has protein sequence MDFDKRSIERKGKTVVLGIGNPVLTDDSVGIKVAKKLEGFVDTHILMTTDFDVLDALYGYERAIIVDGIRLGNVPGTIKEMSPEDLLHTLTYSGSHNISLSSTLKIGMEILGNDMPKDIKIFTIELLDSETFGTDCTPMVQKAIDVVVERIINLLNNSEKCKV, from the coding sequence TTGGATTTTGATAAAAGAAGTATTGAAAGAAAGGGTAAAACAGTAGTCTTAGGAATTGGAAATCCTGTGCTAACTGATGATTCAGTTGGGATTAAAGTGGCTAAAAAGTTAGAGGGTTTTGTAGATACGCATATCTTGATGACCACTGATTTTGATGTATTGGATGCTCTTTATGGGTATGAAAGAGCAATAATTGTTGATGGTATTCGTTTAGGGAACGTTCCTGGCACCATAAAGGAGATGTCCCCCGAAGATTTGTTGCATACCCTTACATATTCTGGATCTCATAATATATCTTTATCATCAACTTTAAAGATTGGAATGGAAATTCTAGGTAATGATATGCCAAAAGATATAAAGATTTTTACCATAGAGCTTCTTGATAGTGAAACATTTGGAACAGATTGTACTCCAATGGTGCAAAAGGCAATTGATGTGGTAGTAGAAAGAATTATAAACTTACTTAATAATTCTGAAAAGTGTAAAGTTTAA